From Glycine max cultivar Williams 82 chromosome 11, Glycine_max_v4.0, whole genome shotgun sequence, the proteins below share one genomic window:
- the LOC100305899 gene encoding protein RALF-like 34, translated as MASLLTLALLLFCIAFTSHVAVQAHMEDTAFNLMSDALEWPTTMSLYDEDDAQEDVENAYSRRSLFWRRMKYYISYGALSANRIPCPPRSGRSYYTHNCYRARGPVHPYSRGCSAITRCRR; from the coding sequence ATGGCTTCTCTTCTCACCCTCGCTCTGTTACTCTTCTGCATTGCCTTTACCTCCCACGTTGCCGTGCAGGCGCACATGGAGGACACGGCCTTCAACCTCATGTCGGACGCCTTGGAGTGGCCCACCACAATGTCGCTCTACGACGAAGACGACGCCCAAGAGGATGTCGAGAACGCTTACAGTCGGAGATCGTTGTTCTGGCGGCGGATGAAGTACTACATCTCCTACGGTGCTCTTTCTGCTAACCGAATTCCTTGCCCGCCTCGTTCTGGTAGATCTTACTACACCCACAACTGCTACAGGGCACGAGGCCCCGTTCACCCTTACTCCAGAGGATGCTCTGCCATCACGCGCTGCCGGAGATGA